From Nycticebus coucang isolate mNycCou1 chromosome 6, mNycCou1.pri, whole genome shotgun sequence, the proteins below share one genomic window:
- the ANP32A gene encoding acidic leucine-rich nuclear phosphoprotein 32 family member A isoform X1 has translation MEMDKRIHLELRNRTPSDVKELVLDNCRSNEGKIEGLTDEFEELEFLSTINVGLSSVANLPTLNKLKKLELSDNRISGGLEVLAEKCPNLTHLNLSGNKIKDLSTIEPLKKLENLKSLDLFNCEVTNLNDYRENVFKLLPQLTYLDGYDRDDKEAPDSDAEGYVEGLDDDEEEDEDEEEYDEDAQVVEDEEDEDEEEEGEEEDVSGEEEEDEEGYNDGEVDDEEDEEDPGEEERGQKRKREPEDEGEDDD, from the exons GTGAAAGAACTTGTCCTGGACAACTGTCGGTCAAATGAAGGCAAAATTGAAGGCCTCACAGATGAATTTGAAGAACTGGAATTCTTAAGTACAATCAACGTAGGCCTCTCCTCAGTCGCAAACTTACCAACGTTAAACAAACTTAAGAAG CTTGAACTAAGCGATAACAGAATCTCAGGGGGCCTGGAAGTATTGGCAGAAAAGTGTCCGAACCTCACGCATCTAAATTTAAGTGGCAACAAAATTAAAGACCTCAGCACAATAGAGCCACTG AAAAAGTTAGAAAACCTCAAGAGCTTAGACCTTTTCAATTGCGAGGTAACCAACCTGAACGACTACCGAGAAAACGTGTTCAAGCTCCTCCCGCAACTCACATATCTCGATGGCTATGACAGAGACGACAAGGAGGCCCCTGACTCAGACGCTGAGGGCTACGTGGAGGGCCTGGATGACGACGAGGAGGAAGACGAGGATG AGGAGGAGTATGATGAAGATGCTCAGGTAGTGGAAGATGAGGAGGacgaggatgaggaggaagaaggtGAAGAGGAGGATGTCAGTGGAGAGGAGGAG GAGGATGAAGAAGGTTATAATGATGGGGAAGTAGAtgatgaggaagatgaagaagatccTGGTG AAGAAGAAAGGGGTCAGAAGCGAAAACGAGAACCTGAAGATGAGGGAGAAGATGATGACTAA
- the ANP32A gene encoding acidic leucine-rich nuclear phosphoprotein 32 family member A isoform X3, translating to MVKELVLDNCRSNEGKIEGLTDEFEELEFLSTINVGLSSVANLPTLNKLKKLELSDNRISGGLEVLAEKCPNLTHLNLSGNKIKDLSTIEPLKKLENLKSLDLFNCEVTNLNDYRENVFKLLPQLTYLDGYDRDDKEAPDSDAEGYVEGLDDDEEEDEDEEEYDEDAQVVEDEEDEDEEEEGEEEDVSGEEEEDEEGYNDGEVDDEEDEEDPGEEERGQKRKREPEDEGEDDD from the exons GTGAAAGAACTTGTCCTGGACAACTGTCGGTCAAATGAAGGCAAAATTGAAGGCCTCACAGATGAATTTGAAGAACTGGAATTCTTAAGTACAATCAACGTAGGCCTCTCCTCAGTCGCAAACTTACCAACGTTAAACAAACTTAAGAAG CTTGAACTAAGCGATAACAGAATCTCAGGGGGCCTGGAAGTATTGGCAGAAAAGTGTCCGAACCTCACGCATCTAAATTTAAGTGGCAACAAAATTAAAGACCTCAGCACAATAGAGCCACTG AAAAAGTTAGAAAACCTCAAGAGCTTAGACCTTTTCAATTGCGAGGTAACCAACCTGAACGACTACCGAGAAAACGTGTTCAAGCTCCTCCCGCAACTCACATATCTCGATGGCTATGACAGAGACGACAAGGAGGCCCCTGACTCAGACGCTGAGGGCTACGTGGAGGGCCTGGATGACGACGAGGAGGAAGACGAGGATG AGGAGGAGTATGATGAAGATGCTCAGGTAGTGGAAGATGAGGAGGacgaggatgaggaggaagaaggtGAAGAGGAGGATGTCAGTGGAGAGGAGGAG GAGGATGAAGAAGGTTATAATGATGGGGAAGTAGAtgatgaggaagatgaagaagatccTGGTG AAGAAGAAAGGGGTCAGAAGCGAAAACGAGAACCTGAAGATGAGGGAGAAGATGATGACTAA
- the ANP32A gene encoding acidic leucine-rich nuclear phosphoprotein 32 family member A isoform X2 produces the protein MGETPSWAGPSGKVKELVLDNCRSNEGKIEGLTDEFEELEFLSTINVGLSSVANLPTLNKLKKLELSDNRISGGLEVLAEKCPNLTHLNLSGNKIKDLSTIEPLKKLENLKSLDLFNCEVTNLNDYRENVFKLLPQLTYLDGYDRDDKEAPDSDAEGYVEGLDDDEEEDEDEEEYDEDAQVVEDEEDEDEEEEGEEEDVSGEEEEDEEGYNDGEVDDEEDEEDPGEEERGQKRKREPEDEGEDDD, from the exons GTGAAAGAACTTGTCCTGGACAACTGTCGGTCAAATGAAGGCAAAATTGAAGGCCTCACAGATGAATTTGAAGAACTGGAATTCTTAAGTACAATCAACGTAGGCCTCTCCTCAGTCGCAAACTTACCAACGTTAAACAAACTTAAGAAG CTTGAACTAAGCGATAACAGAATCTCAGGGGGCCTGGAAGTATTGGCAGAAAAGTGTCCGAACCTCACGCATCTAAATTTAAGTGGCAACAAAATTAAAGACCTCAGCACAATAGAGCCACTG AAAAAGTTAGAAAACCTCAAGAGCTTAGACCTTTTCAATTGCGAGGTAACCAACCTGAACGACTACCGAGAAAACGTGTTCAAGCTCCTCCCGCAACTCACATATCTCGATGGCTATGACAGAGACGACAAGGAGGCCCCTGACTCAGACGCTGAGGGCTACGTGGAGGGCCTGGATGACGACGAGGAGGAAGACGAGGATG AGGAGGAGTATGATGAAGATGCTCAGGTAGTGGAAGATGAGGAGGacgaggatgaggaggaagaaggtGAAGAGGAGGATGTCAGTGGAGAGGAGGAG GAGGATGAAGAAGGTTATAATGATGGGGAAGTAGAtgatgaggaagatgaagaagatccTGGTG AAGAAGAAAGGGGTCAGAAGCGAAAACGAGAACCTGAAGATGAGGGAGAAGATGATGACTAA